A single genomic interval of Cydia strobilella chromosome 3, ilCydStro3.1, whole genome shotgun sequence harbors:
- the LOC134756234 gene encoding uncharacterized protein DDB_G0290685-like — translation MARLVLLICVFGLLLGANAAPGGKRKDEESIVSSAKDVKNDGKGANYENAGNVNQAKDGEQISNTHDGNDESSRYGKLGENDNNGDHENGNIGRSSQYDKLRENDNGDGAAKIGDHYNRNDNSEGENKGTSRHKRNESRGKGDHGGHGGNGGKGSGGGSGGPGGGRKGGENPGGRPRRSEGNGKNYGNDKSISNESEEDTEGTATSGNDHGSDNNDEENNGDNESSAKGKHDGDDKDSSDAGAKASSEDSDKDVDQCSYDSDKTEYDTGNLPANEGPETSAIIPNNNNDKENSSSLNVEDNKDGGRYRRDKPHGQGNQGGHEHGGIGGGKDGQKGAGGKGRHRRSEDNEDHSSHDSNNTREGENNTTHAVNNSSNNHSPDQETSGNDHSSNNYKEEIKNAARHRRDNSQDKVNQCGHGDKGGPNSDSNGRHRRSKDNEKHSEHTDNDNNYSNSSERKESSPDKNTDVDQDSKSDEDEDSHDLESNEKENIDAVRRRRDNSRGKGNRGHGGDKRVPNTGGEGRRRRSVNKEQHSEGKDGNDSVNAHDDNNNNSRESEETSVKNNDHNDDQESNSDGDGYLDKNEQENNKSEESSPVKNTDHDVDDDQGSNSDEGSLSDDNEKDNKDGARYARTLPIDQSTWMYLLLKLLSIFDIM, via the exons ATGGCTCGACTAGTACTGTTAATATGTGTTTTCGGGCTCCTTTTGGGTGCTAATGCAGCACCAG GTGGTAAAAGGAAAGATGAAGAAAGTATTGTCAGCTCCGCAAAGGATGTAAAAAATGATGGAAAAGGTGCCAATTACGAAAATGCTGGCAACGTAAATCAAGCCAAAGATGGGGAACAGATTAGCAACACCCATGATGGTAACGATGAAAGTAGTCGATACGGCAAATTAGGAGAAAATGACAACAACGGCGACCATGAAAATGGTAACATTGGTCGTAGTAGTCAATACGATAAATTAAGAGAAAATGACAACGGCGATGGTGCTGCTAAAATTGGCGATCATTATAACCGAAATGATAACAGTGAAGGAGAAAATAAAGGTACTAGTCGACACAAAAGAAATGAATCACGAGGCAAGGGAGATCACGGAGGTCATGGAGGCAATGGTGGTAAAGGTAGTGGCGGTGGCAGTGGCGGTCCTGGTGGAGGTAGAAAAGGAGGTGAAAATCCAGGTGGTCGACCTCGGCGTTCAGAAGGCAATGGTAAAAATTATGGAAATGACAAAAGCATATCCAATGAAAGCGAAGAAGACACTGAAGGAACAGCTACAAGTGGAAACGACCATGGCTCAGATAATAACGATGAAGAGAATAACGGAGATAACGAATCAAGTGCTAAAGGAAAACATGACGGTGATGATAAGGACAGTTCCGATGCAGGTGCTAAAGCATCGTCCGAAGATAGTGACAAAGATGTAGACCAGTGCAGCTACGATAGTGATAAAACAGAATATGACACCGGCAATTTACCTGCAAACGAAGGCCCTGAAACTTCTGCTATTATTCCAAATAATAACAATGACAAAGAAAATAGTAGTTCCTTAAATGTAGAAGACAACAAAGACGGAGGTCGTTACAGACGAGACAAACCCCACGGTCAAGGCAATCAAGGCGGTCATGAGCATGGAGGCATCGGTGGTGGAAAAGACGGTCAAAAAGGTGCTGGTGGTAAAGGTAGACACCGACGTTCTGAAGACAATGAAGACCACTCAAGCCATGACAGTAATAACACACGTGAAGGCGAAAATAACACTACTCATGCTGTTAATAATAGCAGTAATAACCATAGCCCGGATCAAGAAACCAGTGGAAACGACCATAGCTCAAATAACTATAAAGAGGAAATTAAAAACGCTGCTCGACATAGACGTGACAATTCACAGGATAAAGTAAATCAATGTGGTCATGGTGACAAAGGCGGCCCAAATTCAGATAGTAATGGTAGGCACCGACGATCTAAAGATAACGAAAAACACTCCGAACACACAGACAATGATAATAACTACAGTAATTCAAGTGAAAGAAAAGAAAGCTCTCCTGATAAAAATACTGATGTTGACCAAGATAGTAAAAGCGATGAAGATGAAGACAGCCATGACTTAGAAAGTAATGAAAAGGAGAATATTGATGCTGTCAGGCGAAGACGTGACAATTCACGCGGTAAAGGAAACCGTGGTCATGGAGGAGACAAACGCGTTCCAAATACAGGCGGTGAAGGCAGGCGCCGACGATCCGTAAACAAAGAACAACACTCTGAAGGTAAAGATGGAAACGACTCAGTCAACGCTCATGATGACAATAACAATAATTCAAGAGAAAGTGAAGAAACATCTGTTAAAAATAACGATCATAACGATGACCAAGAAAGTAACAGTGATGGAGACGGCTATTTAGACAAAAATGAACAGGAGAATAATAAAAGCGAAGAAAGCTCTCCTGTTAAAAATACCGACCATGATGTTGATGATGACCAAGGAAGTAACAGTGATGAAGGCAGCCTATCAGATGATAATGAAAAGGACAATAAAGATGGTGCTCGCTACGCACGCACACTACCTATAGATCAAAGCACATGGatgtatttattgttaaagttgcttagtatttttgatattatgtaa
- the LOC134756065 gene encoding zinc finger protein OZF-like, which yields MEKWNNSCRACLSTSESFTYFLYENISPEVYCFCTSLEVKQDALPKSICNSCYGLLTKLSEFKKLCIQSENILYNIFNNSEPESKNYLNLKSELEGNEYEENLESNVFVKNEDLADIDDIETDFCNDVYEEDRHETVYTHNTKNYKTETRKKYAKPVSKLKKTRKKFEFTCELCYKKFGFKERFEAHLLEHEGKTTSIYCAPCNKTFTTWGGLKRHNDCEHTRLSLDQLTCKLCSKVFKSPRTLAIHRTTHGERKLRICDVCGKGFKSNLTLKAHLETHIENRERRYTCQHCGKKFLSKKTCASHAARRHSDRRYICHHCNYPFTDKSNLAKHIMIHEGKQLLHKCDLCLKTFAAHSSLVIHKRIHTGEKPFACNFCPKSFSNKRMLVDHHRIHTGEKPHKCAVCDQSFTQRGTMKRHMKVHERIST from the exons ATGGAGAAATGGAATAATAGCTGCCGTGCTTGCCTATCGACGTCGGAATCCTTCACGTACTTCTTATATGAAAACATTTCACCCGAAGTCTATTGCTTTTGTACTTCCCTTGAG GTAAAGCAAGATGCACTTCCTAAATCAATTTGCAACAGTTGTTATGGCTTACTCACAAAATTATCAGAGTTTAAAAAGTTATGTATACAATCAGAgaacatattatataatatttttaacaatagtGAGCCCGAAAGCAAGAATTATCTTAACTTAAAATCAGAACTTGAAGGGAATGAATATGAAGAAAACCTTGAAAGTAATGTATTTGTGAAGAATGAAGATTTGGctgatatag ATGATATAGAAACCGATTTTTGCAATGATGTTTATGAAGAAGATAGACATGAAACAGTTTATACACACAACACAAA aaattataAGACAGAAACTAGAAAGAAATATGCAAAGCCAGTATCAAAATTAAAGAAGACAAGAAAAAAGTTTGAATTCACATGTGAATTGTGTTACAAAAAATTTGGCTTTAAAGAGCGGTTTGAAGCCCACTTGCTGGAGCATGAAGGAAAAACA ACTTCAATATACTGTGCACCATGCAACAAAACATTCACAACCTGGGGAGGTTTGAAGCGGCACAATGACTGTGAACATACGAGGCTGTCCCTCGACCAGCTGACCTGCAAGTTGTGCTCCAAGGTTTTTAAGAGCCCCCGCACACTGGCAATACATCGCACAACCCATGGGGAGAGAAAGCTAAGGATATGCGACGTTTGTGGGAAGGGgtttaaaagtaatttgactTTGAAG GCACACCTAGAAACACACATAGAAAACCGCGAGCGTCGCTACACCTGCCAACACTGTGGCAAAAAGTTTCTCAGCAAAAAGACCTGCGCATCCCACGCCGCGCGGCGCCACAGCGACCGCCGCTACATCTGTCACCACTGCAACTACCCCTTTACGGACAAAAGCAACCTCGCCAAACACATCATGATACATGAAGGAAAACAACTACTACACAAATGCGACTTATGTCTCAAGACCTTCGCAGCACATTCGTCTCTAGTCATCCACAAAAGGATACATACTGGAGAAAAGCCATTCGCCTGCAACTTTTGCCCGAAGAGCTTTTCTAATAAACGAATGTTAGTGGACCATCATAGGATACATACGGGTGAAAAGCCGCATAAGTGCGCAGTGTGTGACCAGAGCTTTACGCAGCGCGGCACTATGAAACGACATATGAAGGTGCATGAAAGGATATCTACGTAA